In the Chloroflexota bacterium genome, GCTCCCGAAGATCACCGCGACGCGCAGCTTACGGCTCTGCTCCCTCATCATCACCCCTGATCGTGATTGCTCGTTGGTGCCGGGCCGCGCCGTGCCGTGTGGTGTGCGGGGCGCATCCGGGCGCCAGGATTGTACGGCTCACGCCAGGAAGTGCCCGACCACCCGCGCGAACCGTCCGAGATCGTCGGCGTAGGCGTAGTGGCCGGCCCCCGGGAAGACGACCAGCCCGGCGTCCGGAATCAGTTTCTCCATCAGCTCCCCGTCCGAGAGCGGCGTCTGATCGTCCAGCTCGCCCCAGACCAGGAGCGTTGGGGCCTGGATCTTCGGGAGCAGGTGCCGCCAGTCCTCGTTCACGACGCGGACCAGCGTGCCGCGCATAGTGCCGGCCTGCCGGTAGTCGGCCGAGCCGAAGCGGGCGTCGAACAGGCGGCGGAGGGGGTTGCCGAGCGGCCCGTTGAACGGCGGCGTCGCGAGCGCCTTGCGCCCGGCCTTGTAGGCGTAGACACGCGCGTAGTAGCCAGCCTGCCGTTTCGGGCGCAGACCGGCGCTGTCCACCAGCACCAGCCGGTCGATCAGCTCGGGGTGGGTGGCCGCCAGCACGATGGCCGTCCGTCCGCCGTGCGAGTGCCCGACGATGCTGGCCCGCGCGATGCCGAGCGCCGCCATCAGGCCGCGCACGCAGGCGGCGTACTCCTGGGCGCCCCAGGGGACGGGGGGCGGATCGCTCAGGCCGAAGCCGGGCAGGTCTGGCGCGATGGTCCGGTGGGTCTCCCGCAGGACGGCCTGGATGCTGCCGACCGCCTGGCTGTTCGCGCCCCAGCCGTGCAGTACCAGGACCGGCGGCGCATCGGCCGGGCCAGCCTCCTTGTAGACGACCCGCACGCCGTCCACGGTGACGGACTGCATGCCGTCCATCAACTCGCTGGACTCTCCCCCTCTCCCGCGCACAGGGAGAGGGGGTCGGGGGGTGAGGGCCACTCCGGGGGTGAGGGCCACTCCGGGGGTGAGGGCCACTCCGGGGGTGAGGGCCACTCCGGGGG is a window encoding:
- a CDS encoding alpha/beta hydrolase — translated: MDGMQSVTVDGVRVVYKEAGPADAPPVLVLHGWGANSQAVGSIQAVLRETHRTIAPDLPGFGLSDPPPVPWGAQEYAACVRGLMAALGIARASIVGHSHGGRTAIVLAATHPELIDRLVLVDSAGLRPKRQAGYYARVYAYKAGRKALATPPFNGPLGNPLRRLFDARFGSADYRQAGTMRGTLVRVVNEDWRHLLPKIQAPTLLVWGELDDQTPLSDGELMEKLIPDAGLVVFPGAGHYAYADDLGRFARVVGHFLA